A genomic stretch from Lathyrus oleraceus cultivar Zhongwan6 chromosome 2, CAAS_Psat_ZW6_1.0, whole genome shotgun sequence includes:
- the LOC127119561 gene encoding preprotein translocase subunit SECE1 translates to MVLQAKTSFALTYSPHFPSSSSLLFPPQIFNFKLKPSPLSLTLTRRRILPIVACAVEEKNQPSSKPEPESEPESNESDLASELKKAMQERKEKEGDNFWNGVVNEIGEIEWPEFGKVLGTTGVVLSVIFGSSVVLLTVNAVLAELSDKVFAGKGIQDFFT, encoded by the coding sequence ATGGTGCTACAAGCGAAGACTAGTTTTGCACTCACATACTCGCCGCATTTTCCATCATCTTCTTCTCTTCTTTTCCCTCCTCAAATCTTCAACTTCAAACTCAAACCCTCACCTCTCTCACTCACTCTCACGCGCCGCCGAATACTACCCATAGTCGCGTGCGCCGTCGAGGAAAAAAACCAACCTAGCTCCAAACCCGAACCCGAATCCGAACCGGAATCAAATGAGTCCGATTTAGCATCGGAATTGAAGAAAGCGATGCAAGAGAGGAAGGAGAAAGAAGGCGATAATTTCTGGAACGGAGTGGTTAACGAGATCGGTGAAATTGAGTGGCCTGAGTTTGGGAAGGTTTTGGGAACAACCGGTGTTGTTCTTAGTGTTATCTTTGGTTCTAGCGTTGTTTTGCTCACTGTTAATGCTGTTTTAGCTGAGCTTTCTGATAAGGTTTTTGCAGGCAAAGGGATTCAGGATTTCTTCACGTGA
- the LOC127119559 gene encoding pectate lyase: protein MAKLYHLFLLTIFVVIIPTLVHANVKEQDSYWDNIFPSLNNTYWRGRAARAQKTNDEAYTPDPYAVSGNMTSSVSEMIIDGNKGRRNLMGKKLANGGPCMATNPIDRCWRCDPNWANNRKKLADCVQGFGRKTTGGKAGPIYVVTDPSDNDMVHPHPGTLRHAVTRNGPLWIIFAHSMNIRLSQELIMTSDKTIDGRGAHVIIANGAGITIQFINNVIIHGIKIFDIQIGSGGLIRDTEEHFGLRTMSDGDGISIFGSSNVWIDHVSMRNCRDGLIDAIMGSTAITISNGHFTDHNEVMLFGASDGYDGDQKMQITVAFNHFGKRLIQRMPRCRYGFVHVLNNDYTHWEMYAIGGSKHPTIISEGNRFIAPNNGYAKEITKREYSPEEEWKNWQWRSIDDVYMNGAFFRQAGPELTNRPFSRKDMIKARPGTFVGRLTRYSGSLKCIVGKPC from the exons ATGGCAAAATTGTACCACCTCTTCCTTCTGACTATTTTTGTGGTAATCATACCGACATTAGTGCATGCTAATGTCAAAGAGCAAGACTCATACTGGGATAATATATTTCCATCTTTAAATAATACTTATTGGCGGGGAAGAGCAGCAAGAGCTCAAAAGACAAATGACGAAGCTTATACTCCTGACCCATATGCAGTCTCCGGAAACATGACTTCTAGTGTTAGCGA AATGATAATTGACGGCAATAAAGGAAGAAGGAATTTAATGGGGAAAAAACTAGCCAATGGCGGTCCATGTATGGCTACAAACCCCATTGACAGATGTTGGAGGTGTGATCCTAACTGGGCAAATAACCGCAAGAAGCTTGCAGATTGTGTGCAAGGTTTTGGAAGGAAAACTACTGGAGGAAAAGCTGGTCCTATCTATGTGGTAACTGACCCCTCGGATAATGACATGGTTCATCCACATCCAGGTACTCTTAGGCATGCAGTTACAAGAAATGGACCTTTGTGGATTATCTTTGCCCATAGCATGAACATTAGGCTCAGCCAAGAACTCATAATGACAAGTGACAAGACCATTGATGGACGAGGAGCTCATGTTATCATTGCTAATGGAGCTGGTATTACTATCCAGTTCATCAATAATGTTATCATCCACGGGATCAAAATTTTTGACATTCAAATTGGCAGCGGGGGACTTATTAGAGATACTGAGGAACATTTTGGTCTAAGGACTATGAGTGATGGTGATGGAATTTCAATTTTTGGCTCCAGCAATGTTTGGATTGACCATGTTTCCATGAGAAACTGCAGAGATGGACTCATTGATGCCATTATGGGATCCACCGCTATTACCATCTCCAATGGCCATTTCACAGATCACAACGAG GTGATGTTGTTTGGTGCAAGTGATGGCTATGATGGTGATCAGAAAATGCAGATCACAGTTGCATTCAACCACTTCGGTAAGAGATTAATCCAAAGGATGCCAAGGTGTAGATATGGTTTTGTCCATGTACTTAACAATGACTACACTCATTGGGAAATGTATGCCATTGGTGGTAGTAAACATCCTACTATTATAAGCGAGGGTAACCGATTCATAGCCCCCAACAACGGCTATGCTAAAGAG ATAACAAAGAGGGAGTACTCACCAGAGGAAGAATGGAAAAACTGGCAATGGAGATCAATCGACGATGTGTATATGAACGGAGCATTTTTCAGACAAGCTGGACCTGAGCTGACTAACAGACCATTCTCAAGAAAAGACATGATCAAAGCTAGGCCTGGAACTTTCGTGGGAAGGCTTACTCGTTATTCTGGCAGCCTTAAATGCATAGTGGGGAAGCCTTGTTAG
- the LOC127121441 gene encoding ribonuclease S-4-like, with protein MSKMIHYLLIFLLFVMSCYVAAFDYYTLSMQWPPSFCIFSTKKCRPSSIHDTTFRVHGLWPSNINGEQPRACIVPSKSLPVRMLPERDIPVNLRTDLDLFWPNFYLHGDNYDFWSVQWNVHGTCSHYPTMPLHYQGQFWRL; from the exons ATGTCTAAGATGATCCACTACTTGTTGATTTTCTTATTGTTCGTAATGTCTTGCTATGTTGCTGCATTCGATTACTACACACTCAGTATGCAGTGGCCACCATCTTTTTGTATATTTTCCACTAAAAAATGCCGCCCGAGTTCGATTCACGATACGACTTTTCGTGTCCACGGGCTGTGGCCCTCCAATATTAATGGAGAACAACCGAGAGCGTGCATTGTCCCTAGCAAAAGTCTACCAGTGCGTATGTTACCAGAG CGTGATATTCCCGTAAATCTCAGGACTGATCTAGATTTGTTTTGGCCGAATTTCTATTTACATGGAGATAACTATGACTTTTGGAGTGTTCAATGGAATGTACATGGCACATGCTCACATTATCCAACTATGCCTTTGCATTATCAGGGGCAATTTTGGCGGCTTTAA